From the Trueperaceae bacterium genome, one window contains:
- a CDS encoding DUF932 domain-containing protein has protein sequence MPNTELDVKRLPWAENMVEISAGATSRELLEAAGLDWTVEKTTLFRRPPYIPVTSQEDGYEPITVMAPNLDGQLVEAEDVFDIQRPLDGKIFGQVGGDYVPVQNVEAFTFADHLVFDEGGEWIAAGEQYGGKIVFGVMKLNGHTIMVDGKDPVDLYLTIRTSHNGTTGLQAYVTPVRMACENMTSIMIAQAKQKWSMRHVGDVAGKIQQARDTLRLSLKYQDELERELNELLQVPVSDEKAEWVLGRVIKGSEKRKERVITGILSCYLDDETNGFAGTGYGLLNGLTDYFDHEAKRQSSTARLQEQYDGEGARARNSLVAELLHK, from the coding sequence TGGTCGAGATCAGCGCCGGCGCGACCAGTCGGGAGCTGCTCGAGGCGGCCGGCCTGGACTGGACCGTCGAGAAGACCACGCTCTTCCGCCGGCCCCCGTACATCCCCGTCACCAGCCAGGAGGACGGCTACGAGCCGATCACCGTGATGGCGCCGAACCTCGACGGGCAGCTCGTCGAGGCGGAGGACGTCTTCGACATCCAGCGCCCCCTGGACGGCAAGATCTTCGGCCAGGTCGGCGGCGACTACGTCCCGGTCCAGAACGTCGAGGCGTTCACGTTCGCCGACCACCTCGTCTTCGACGAGGGCGGCGAGTGGATCGCGGCCGGCGAGCAGTACGGCGGCAAGATCGTCTTCGGGGTCATGAAGCTGAACGGCCACACGATCATGGTCGACGGCAAGGACCCGGTGGACCTGTACCTCACCATCCGGACCAGCCACAACGGCACCACGGGCCTCCAGGCGTACGTCACCCCGGTCCGCATGGCCTGCGAGAACATGACCTCGATCATGATCGCTCAGGCCAAGCAGAAGTGGAGCATGCGGCACGTCGGTGACGTCGCCGGCAAGATCCAGCAGGCGCGGGACACCCTGCGGCTGTCGCTCAAGTACCAGGACGAGCTGGAGCGGGAGCTCAACGAGCTGCTGCAGGTCCCCGTCTCGGACGAGAAGGCCGAGTGGGTGCTCGGCCGAGTGATCAAGGGCTCCGAGAAGCGCAAGGAGCGCGTGATCACCGGGATCCTCAGCTGCTACCTGGACGACGAGACCAACGGCTTCGCGGGCACCGGCTACGGGCTGCTCAACGGCCTCACGGACTACTTCGACCACGAGGCCAAGCGGCAGTCCAGCACCGCTCGCCTGCAGGAGCAGTACGACGGCGAGGGCGCGCGGGCGCGCAACTCCCTGGTCGCGGAGCTGCTCCACAAGTAA